The Nitrospira sp. genome window below encodes:
- a CDS encoding HAMP domain-containing histidine kinase, whose product MRLSIFWRLVLTALVIITVMGGVNLYALFQLRQLASMSSEMASYHYPAVESAKRLLASLFAQLNSEKKFVATKDRTFLTNLQEELDEFQRSLQLLRSQERSLQGLTLLRGTGDLLATRMALFQDHFQGVDEGAPRIGTDYESQRDTIMDQMSASIQSYIDLHEARMSVEVSESRASAAQAEAVTEQLVLVALVFGLGLAGVASYTILLPLRQLQGHIRKIGQGNLGTSLQIKAPAELRELVDTVNWMGQKLQELDDMKTEFLAHVSHELRTPMASIREGTHLLLDEIPGPLVPEQRTTLRIMAESSRRLIHLISTILDLSKMEAGMMEYRIVPVDLHRIGEISIDKVRLLADAKHVQLVLEEIGDRVWVKADASRLEQVLDNLLSNALKFSPEGGVVKVQMKSDPQAGVLEVAVSDTGPGVVPEDLPHIFERFYQGRTKVRHTAGSGLGLALVKKVVEAHGGRIWIESEKGKGTTVRFILRLTRPEKDGQS is encoded by the coding sequence ATGCGGCTTTCGATCTTTTGGCGGTTGGTCCTGACCGCCTTGGTTATCATCACCGTCATGGGAGGAGTCAATCTCTACGCGCTCTTTCAGCTTCGACAATTGGCGTCGATGAGCTCGGAGATGGCGTCGTATCACTATCCGGCGGTCGAGTCCGCCAAGCGGCTGTTGGCGTCCCTCTTTGCGCAGTTGAATAGCGAGAAAAAATTTGTTGCCACAAAAGATCGCACGTTCTTAACCAACTTACAGGAGGAGCTGGATGAGTTCCAACGAAGTCTCCAGCTTCTACGGAGCCAGGAACGCTCCCTACAAGGGCTGACACTACTCCGCGGGACAGGCGATTTGCTCGCAACGCGGATGGCGCTGTTTCAGGATCATTTCCAAGGGGTAGACGAAGGGGCTCCTCGCATAGGGACAGACTATGAGAGCCAACGAGACACCATTATGGACCAGATGTCTGCCTCCATTCAGAGCTATATCGATCTGCATGAGGCTCGGATGAGTGTGGAGGTGAGTGAATCGCGTGCCAGCGCTGCTCAGGCAGAGGCCGTCACGGAACAACTCGTCTTGGTGGCGTTGGTCTTTGGGTTGGGACTTGCCGGTGTCGCCAGCTACACCATTTTGCTTCCGCTCAGACAATTGCAAGGCCATATCAGGAAAATCGGCCAAGGGAATTTGGGCACATCACTCCAGATTAAGGCTCCCGCCGAGCTGCGAGAGTTGGTTGATACGGTGAACTGGATGGGCCAAAAACTGCAGGAACTCGATGATATGAAAACCGAGTTCCTTGCGCACGTCTCGCATGAACTACGGACGCCGATGGCCTCGATTCGGGAGGGGACACACTTACTGCTCGATGAAATCCCTGGTCCGTTGGTGCCCGAACAACGAACGACCCTTCGAATCATGGCTGAAAGCAGCCGGCGATTGATCCATCTGATTTCCACGATTTTGGATCTCTCAAAAATGGAAGCTGGGATGATGGAGTACCGCATTGTCCCAGTCGATCTCCATCGTATTGGGGAAATTTCCATCGACAAAGTCCGGCTCCTTGCCGATGCCAAGCATGTCCAGCTTGTACTGGAAGAGATCGGTGATCGAGTGTGGGTGAAGGCGGATGCGTCTCGTCTTGAACAAGTCTTGGATAATCTACTGTCGAACGCGCTCAAGTTCAGTCCTGAAGGGGGAGTGGTCAAAGTTCAGATGAAGTCTGATCCACAGGCAGGGGTTCTAGAGGTGGCGGTCTCCGATACCGGACCAGGGGTGGTTCCGGAAGATCTTCCACATATATTCGAGCGGTTCTATCAAGGTCGTACGAAAGTGAGACACACCGCGGGGAGCGGGTTGGGGTTGGCGTTGGTAAAAAAAGTTGTCGAGGCGCATGGGGGAAGAATCTGGATCGAGAGTGAGAAGGGGAAGGGGACAACTGTACGGTTTATCCTACGCTTGACCAGGCCAGAAAAGGATGGGCAATCGTGA